CACGTTTCGCCACATCTTTTACAGTAATCGTCATGATTATCCTCCTTCTTTATTTTATCTATTATACTACTATTTTAGGCGTTTGTCTGCTGCCATTCTGAAACCAAATAATCATAAGACAATAGACTTGTATCAGAAACAAGGGGGATATCCTTACCCAAATCTTCTGCTGTCCCAACACCGATTGGAAGAGCGCCTGCTGCATGAATCGCTTGAATACCAGCTTTAGCATCTTCAATTCCTATACAATGTTGGATAGGAACCCCAATTAATTCTGACGCTAGTAAAAATAAATCAGGAGCGGGCTTTCCTTCTTTAACAGCAGCTGGATCAGCAATGGCATCAAAGTACTCAGTTAGTCCCATACGCTCGAGTAAGAAAGGACCATTTTTGCTAGCAGATGCTAGGGCGATTTTAATGTTTTTGTCTTTTAGTTCTTTTAAAAGATTTAGAATACCTGGATAAATATCGTTAGCTGAAAAAGCTTGAATGGAGTCAACGTAAAAATCATTCTTTTCTTTTGCGAAGGCTTGAAACTCTGCATCGCTATAGCGTCCAGTTTGTCCGCCATGCTCAAGAATCAATTGTAATGAATCCTCACGACTGACTCCTTTTAGTTTTTCATTGAAACGGCGATCAATATCAATACCTAGTTTGTTAGCTAAACCTTTCCAAGCTTGGTAGTGGTACTCAGCGGTATCTGTAATGACACCATCTAAATCGAATAATACGGCTTCAAACATCTGTTATTTCCCCCTTGTTTCAACTTCAAGTCGATCTGTTAATGTAACAGCTTCACCATACAAATGAAGTGCTAGTGCTTCACCTTCTAGTAAGTCGATTGATACGGTTTCTTTGTTAGCTGTAATTAATAATAAGCGGCCACGATAGTTGATATGGAAGGCATAACTATTCCATGAAGCGGGCACAAACGGTGCAAAAGATAGGGTTTCGTTCCAAGTCTTCATTTGAGCAAAGCCTTGAACAATCGCCAACCAACTTCCTGTCATGGATGTAATATGAAGGCCATCTTCTGTATCATTGTTGTAGTTATCTAAGTCAAGTCGAGCTGTACGTTGATACATCTCAACAGCTTTTTCTTCCATCCCTAATTCAGCAGCTAAAATAGCGTGAATAGAAGGGGAAAGTGACGACTCGTGAACGGTCATTGGCTCGTAGAATGCAAAGTTTTTACGAATTTCTTCTTCAGTATACTGATTGCCGAAGTAATAAATACCTTGCAAGACGTCCGCTTGTTTAATGAAGCAAGATCGTAAAATGCGATCCCATGACCAATTTTGGTTTAATGGTAGATGCTTAGGATCAACCTCAGAAACTGCCATTAAATCTTTGTCCATGAATGTATCATGTTGGATAAAGACACCTGTCTCAGGGTCAATAGGATAGTACATGTTGTCTACGATGTCTTGCCAAGTCGCTAGTTCGTCGGCAGAAATCGTAATCGTTGCAGTGTCTTGATACTTTTTATAATTTTCGATGGTGTAACGTAGCACCCAAGCTGCGATTGTATTCGTGAACCAGTTGTTATTAACGTTATTTTCGTATTCGTTTGGTCCTGTTACGCCATGAAACATGTATTTGCCTGTTTGTTTAGAGAAGTGAACGCGGTCTGCCCAGAAACGTGAAATTTCGAGAAGGATTTCAAGCCCTTCTTTTTTCAAGTAGCTGTCGTCGCCAGTGTAGTTAGTATAGTTGTAAATAGCGTAAGGAATAGCACCGTTACGATGGATTTCCATAAAAGTAATTTCCCATTCGTTATGGCATTCAACGCCAGTGAATGTCACCATTGGATACAAAGCGCCAGCTAAACCTTGTTGACGAGCATTATGAATAGCGCCATCTAGCTGGTTGTAGCGGTACTTCAATAGATTTTTCGTTACACTTGAATCAGCTAAAGCTAAGTAAAGTGGTACGGCATAAGCTTCTGTATCCCAATAAGTTGCACCACCATATTTTTCACCTGTAAAGCCTTTTGGTCCAATGTTTAAACGCTCATCTTCACCGTAGTAAGTTGAAAACAGCTGGAAGAGGTTGAAACGAATCCCTTGTTGGGCTGCAACATCACCATCAATAACCACATCTGCTAACTTCCAACGCTCTAACCAGGCAGCAGCATGGGCAGCTTTTAATTCTTCGTAAGTTTCTGTTAGGTCAGTTAATAGACCCGTTGCAACAGCTACTTGCTGGTTTTCTTCAATGTCTCGGCTAGTAACAATAGCGACGAATTTATCTAATTGAATGGTTGTTCCTTCTGCTAATTCAAAATCAAAGGATTCTTCAGCTAAAAGACTAGACTGTGCTGGTTCAGATGTAACAGTTGTACGGTTTTGCATAGCTGCTGTTACGGTGAATTGGTCCACCCCGAATGGATTAGGGATGGTACGCATGGTTAGGTGAGACGGTTGTGTCTCGATTTCTTCCCAGAACATTTCGCCATAGTTGCTATCTTCATTTTGAACGTTACCGTTCAGTTTTGATACGACATTTAATGAGCCGTTCCCTGATAAGGTTTCAACGGTTAGTCGAAATGCGCCGATTTCTTTTTTCGTCAAACTCAAGAACCGTTCAAAATTAAAGCGAACAGTAACATCATTAATAGTTAGAGTAAAATGGCGAGTGAGAACACCAGTCTTCATATCTAATTCCAAATAAAATTCTTCTGGATCCATAGTTGCTAAATCAACTGCTTGATCATTGACATACAAGTCAATGGACGCAAAGTCAACCGCGTTAATCACTTTACCAAAATATTCAGGGTAGCCATTTTTCCACCAACCAACACGTGTTTTGTCGGGGTACCAGACACCAGCAAGGTAAGTCCCTTTATGGTGGTCACCAGAATAAGATTCTTCAAAATTTCCACGCATCCCCATATAACCGTTACCAATACTTGTTAATGATTCTTGCAAGCGTAAATTTTCCCGGTCGAGTGTATTTGTATATACCTTCCATGGGTCAACATTGAAGAGACGTTGTACGTTATTCATTCATAATTCCTCCTAATAAATTAATAAATACTTGCCTTAATAATAGACGCAACCGGTTGCGTAGTCAAGAGGTTCATTGAATTATTAATTTTATTAAATAAATATTGTGTTTTAAACTTGGTATTAAGGGTTTACAAATTGTTTGAGAGATACTATAATATATTTTAA
This genomic interval from Jeotgalibaca arthritidis contains the following:
- the pgmB gene encoding beta-phosphoglucomutase, with protein sequence MFEAVLFDLDGVITDTAEYHYQAWKGLANKLGIDIDRRFNEKLKGVSREDSLQLILEHGGQTGRYSDAEFQAFAKEKNDFYVDSIQAFSANDIYPGILNLLKELKDKNIKIALASASKNGPFLLERMGLTEYFDAIADPAAVKEGKPAPDLFLLASELIGVPIQHCIGIEDAKAGIQAIHAAGALPIGVGTAEDLGKDIPLVSDTSLLSYDYLVSEWQQTNA
- a CDS encoding glycoside hydrolase family 65 protein — its product is MNNVQRLFNVDPWKVYTNTLDRENLRLQESLTSIGNGYMGMRGNFEESYSGDHHKGTYLAGVWYPDKTRVGWWKNGYPEYFGKVINAVDFASIDLYVNDQAVDLATMDPEEFYLELDMKTGVLTRHFTLTINDVTVRFNFERFLSLTKKEIGAFRLTVETLSGNGSLNVVSKLNGNVQNEDSNYGEMFWEEIETQPSHLTMRTIPNPFGVDQFTVTAAMQNRTTVTSEPAQSSLLAEESFDFELAEGTTIQLDKFVAIVTSRDIEENQQVAVATGLLTDLTETYEELKAAHAAAWLERWKLADVVIDGDVAAQQGIRFNLFQLFSTYYGEDERLNIGPKGFTGEKYGGATYWDTEAYAVPLYLALADSSVTKNLLKYRYNQLDGAIHNARQQGLAGALYPMVTFTGVECHNEWEITFMEIHRNGAIPYAIYNYTNYTGDDSYLKKEGLEILLEISRFWADRVHFSKQTGKYMFHGVTGPNEYENNVNNNWFTNTIAAWVLRYTIENYKKYQDTATITISADELATWQDIVDNMYYPIDPETGVFIQHDTFMDKDLMAVSEVDPKHLPLNQNWSWDRILRSCFIKQADVLQGIYYFGNQYTEEEIRKNFAFYEPMTVHESSLSPSIHAILAAELGMEEKAVEMYQRTARLDLDNYNNDTEDGLHITSMTGSWLAIVQGFAQMKTWNETLSFAPFVPASWNSYAFHINYRGRLLLITANKETVSIDLLEGEALALHLYGEAVTLTDRLEVETRGK